From Melospiza georgiana isolate bMelGeo1 chromosome 33, bMelGeo1.pri, whole genome shotgun sequence, the proteins below share one genomic window:
- the MTMR11 gene encoding myotubularin-related protein 11 has protein sequence MSGAPGGRRPPFPGLPGERVLEEAAGARRRRGNGGGSVPGTLLCTNRRLAFVPGQAPGPRGLLRSEDEVALPCIHKLVAASSFSKPKVLTAASTLKFIPEELAVFCRDFRLLRFSFPENGLAPQAFRVANAIAQAREAAARLGDAADGWASPGEAIPEEEEEEEEEDEGSSTTLLFESLRDWEEELQRLGAAGWRVSAVNERFDMAPSLPQYLWVPSGLLDHDLKRTFGHFQERRVPRLCWHHPGGGDLLRAASFHPASEPGSEDVRCLEELLLGGRGPCVLADTAELPTLADIQLAHLRLRALCLPGAVAEDKWLSALEGTRWLDHVRSCLRKAAEVASLLAGKRCSVILQEASDRDLNCLLASLVQLLGDPHARSLPGFQSLVQREWVAAGHPFPRRLGLLCQDSPREEAPVFLLFLDCTWQLLWQFPAHFGFTEAFLLALHDSSFSPDCSTFRFSCQRQRGRSSLPRLPSQTYRPMGGWQEPGGHRGHPKPCSFPPVWAWGRRYSRQQREQFRNPAGPPGPAGPPTPSMPAEPCRWGEPRLVLALAKGSLCPHPLPWWSRPPQRPPLWGSPSGSQGTPGGLLGTSCQPPPGLLLPCTAGPCVRLWHRCYLRALPQEQRGRLAPSLAGLTEELQLLQERLRACNLRRPH, from the exons ATGAGCGGGGCCCCGggcggccgccgcccgccctTCCCCGGGCTCCCAG GGGAGCGGGTGCTCGAGGAGGCGGCGGGCGCCCGGCGGCGCCGCGGGAACGGCGGCGGCTCCGTCCCGGGGACGCTGCTCTGCACCAACCGGCGCCTCGCCTTCGTGCCCGGCCAG GCTCCCGGCCCCCGTGGCCTCCTCCGCTCTGAGGACGAGGTGGCGCTGCCCTGCATCCACAAACTGGTGGCAG CCAGCAGCTTCTCCAAGCCCAAGGTGCTCACGGCCGCCTCCACCCTCAAGTTCATCCCGGAGGAGCTCGCCGTGTTCTGCCGGGATTTCCGCCTGCTCCGCTTCTCCTTCCCCGAGAACGGCTTGGCCCCGCAGGCGTTCCGG GTGGCCAACGCCATCGCACAGGCGCGGGAGGCGGCTGCGAGGCTGGGGGATGCTGCCGatggctgggccagccctggggaagCCATcccggaggaggaggaggaggaggaggaggaggatgaaggctCGTCCACCACGCTGCTCTTCGAGAGCCTGCGGGActgggaggaggagctgcagcgtCTCGGCGCTGCGGGCTGGAGGGTGAGCGCCGTCAATGAGCGCTTCGACATGGCCCCGAG CCTCCCGCAGTACCTGTGGGTGCCCAGCGGGCTGCTGGACCACGACCTCAAGCGAACCTTTGGCCACTTCCAGGAGCGCCGGGTGCCT CGCCTGTGCTGGCACCACCCGGGCGGGGGGGAcctgctgagagctgccagctTCCACCCGGCCTCAGAGCCCGGCAGCGAGGACGTGAG gtgcctggaggagctgctgctggggggccGTGGGCCCTGCGTGTTGGCTGACACGGCCGAGCTGCCCACGCTGGCTGACATCCAGCTGGCCCACCTGAGGCTGAGGGCGCTCTGCCTGCCGG GTGCAGTGGCAGAGGACAAGTGGCTCTCGGCCCTGGAGGGGACACGGTGGCTGGATCATGTGCG CTCTTGCCTGAGAAAAGCAGCGGAGGTGGCAtcgctgctggcagggaaacGCTGCTCTGTGATCCTGCAAG AAGCCTCAGACCGGGACCTGAACTGCCTGCTGGCCTCCctggtgcagctcctgggggacCCCCACGCCCGCTCCCTGCCCGGCTTCCAGAGCCTGGTGCAGAGGGAGTGGGTGGCAGCCGGGCACCCCTTCCCACGGAGGCTggggctcctgtgccaggacagCCCCCGCGAGGAG gCCCCCGTGTTCCTGCTCTTCCTGGACTGCAcgtggcagctgctgtggcaaTTCCCGGCGCATTTTGGCTTCACCGAGGCGTTCCTGCTGGCGCTGCACGACAGCAGCTTCAGCCCCGACTGCAGCACCTTCCGCTTCAGCTGCCAGCGCCAGCGGGGCCGCAGCAGCCTg ccccggCTCCCCAGCCAGACCTACCGGCCCAtggggggctggcaggagcccggggggcacaggggacaccccaAGCCCTGCAGCTTCCCCCCGGTGTGGGCCTGGGGCCGCCGCTACAGCCGGCAGCAGCGGGAGCAGTTCCGGAACCCCGCGGGacccccaggccctgctgggcccCCGACCCCCAGCATG cccgCGGAGCCCTGTCGGTGGGGGGagcccaggctggtgctggctctggccaagggctccctgtgcccccaccccctgccctggtggAGCCGCCCCCCCCAGCGCCCCCCACTCTGGGGGTCCCCCTCGGGCAGccaggggacaccgggggggCTCTTGGGGACATCGTGCCAGCCCcccccggggctgctgctgccctgcaccgCCGGGCCCTGCGTGCGGCTCTGGCACCGCTGCTACCTCAGGGCGCTGCCCCAGGAACAG CGTGGCCGCTTGGCCCCGTCCCTGGCCGGGCTGAccgaggagctgcagctgctccaggagcggCTCCGTGCCTGCAACCTGCGGAGACCCCACTGA
- the OTUD7B gene encoding OTU domain-containing protein 7B, translating to MDIVLSDFVRSTGAEPGLARDLLEGKNWDLSAALSDFEQLRQVHAGNLPHPFNEGRGCRPPERELARPGRPPLQRQDDLVQEKRLSRGISHASSTIVSLARSHVSSNGSSSEHPLEMPVCTFQLPDLTVYSEEFRSFIERDLIEQSMLVALEQAGRLNWWVTVDPSCQRLLPLATTGDGNCLLHAASLGMWGFHDRDLMLRKSLHTLMDKGAEREALRRRWRWQQTQQNKESGLVYTEEEWQKEWNELIKLASSEPRVHYGTNGGGCGGVESSEEPVYESLEEFHVFVLAHVLKRPIVVVADTMLRDSGGEAFAPIPFGGIYLPLEVPANKCHRSPLVLAYDQAHFSALVSMEQKENTKDQAVIPLTDSEHKLLPVHFAVDPGKEWQWGKDDSDNVKLASVTLSLEAKLHLLHSYMNVRWITLPCDMQAPLAQPESPTASAGDDARSAAESGESDKESVCSSSASNGGTRAAKDREKPKKEREKEKEKDKKRADSVANKLGSFGKTLGSKLKKNMGGLMHSKGVKGGVSNGQGDTLEKKKKGSLKARKDSKEECSPGDSAPAEKPGAGRAAPEKPSDPSKYSSDVRLSLSILRAAMQGERKFIFASHLKTSTRHQFQEEMIQRYLLDAEERFLAEQRQKEAEKKALGGAAPAKRPEGEVGAQRSEEAMPGPVFCQPPPSYPPQPLEPAVGAKLAAFPAGYSGVFTFPRPSMGSAEGLHPPACPEGRRQLAGGPCGSLPPYATLPRHHQGRLGPCPPGPAHPGRFSPTDTESQAPFPAEREGSGCLLPPHSNGCRELLEQDQGGTAEKMRSQGLYNIQQTKCKQPNCSFYGHPETGNFCSCCYKEELRRREREALVHRF from the exons ATGGACATCGTCCTGTCCGACTTTGTTCGCTCAAcgggggcagagccagggctggccagaGACCTCCTTGAAG GCAAGAACTGGGACCTGAGCGCGGCGCTGAGCGACTTCGAGCAGCTGCGGCAGGTGCACGCCGGGAACCTCCCGCACCCCTTCAACgagggccggggctgccggccCCCCGAGAGGGAGCTGGCACGGCCAGGGAGGCCCCCCCTGCAGCGCCAGGATGACCTGGTGCAAG AGAAGCGCCTGTCCCGGGGCATCTCCCACGCCAGCTCCACCATCGTGTCCCTGGCCCGCTCGCACGTCTCCAGCAACGGCAGCAGCAGCGAGCACCCGCTGGAGATGCCCGTCTGCACCTTCCAGCTGCCCGACCTCACCGTCTACTCCGAGGAGTTCCGCAGCTTCATCGAGAGGGATCTCATCGAGCAGTCCATGCTGGTGGCGCTGGAGCAGGCTG GACGTCTCAACTGGTGGGTGACGGTGGATCCGAGCTGCCAGCGCCTGCTGCCCCTGGCCACCACTGGAGATGGGAATTGTTTGCTCCACGCTGCCTCCCTGG GAATGTGGGGCTTCCACGACCGGGATCTGATGCTGAGGAAGTCCCTGCACACCCTGATGGACAAGGGAGCGGAGCGGGAGGCGCTGAGGCGCCGCTGGCGCTGGCAGCAGACCCAGCAGAACAAGGAG TCTGGCCTGGTTTACACAGAGGAGGAGTGGCAGAAGGAGTGGAATGAGCTGATCAAGCTGGCGTCGAGCGAGCCCCGCGTGCACTACGGCACCAacggcggcggctgcggcgg GGTGGAGAGCTCAGAGGAGCCAGTGTATGAGAGCCTGGAGGAGTTCCACGTCTTTGTGCTGGCCCACGTGCTGAAGAGACCCATTGTGGTGGTGGCAGACACGATGCTGAGGGACTCAGGTGGTGAAG CATTTGCCCCAATTCCCTTTGGAGGGATTTATCTGCCCCTGGAAGTCCCAGCCAACAAATGCCACCGGTCCCCTCTGGTCCTGGCTTATGACCAAGCTCATTTTTCTGCCCTGGTCTCCatggagcagaaggaaaacacaaaagatCAAG CTGTGATCCCCCTGACGGACTCTGAGCACAAACTGCTCCCCGTGCACTTCGCCGTGGACCCGGGCAAGGAGTGGCAGTGGGGGAAGGATGACAGTGACAATGTCAAGCTGGCCAG CGTGACCCTGTCACTGGAAGCCAAACTGCACCTGCTGCACAGCTACATGAATGTCAGATGGATCACGTTGCCTTGTGACATGCAG gcgCCCCTGGCTCAGCCAGAGTCCCCCACGGCCTCGGCGGGCGATGACGCTCGCTCGGCAGCGGAGTCGGGCGAGTCGGACAAGGAGTCGGTGTGCAGCAGCTCCGCCAGCAACGGGGGCACCAGGGCGGCCAAGGACAGGGAGAAACCaaagaaagagagggaaaaggagaaggagaaggataAAAAACGAGCAGACTCGGTAGCCAACAAGCTGGGAAGCTTCGGGAAGACTCTGGGCAGCAAACTAAAAAAGAACATGGGGGGCCTGATGCACAGCAAAGGCGTCAAGGGCGGCGTGAGCAACGGGCAGGGAGACAccctggagaagaagaagaaaggatcCCTGAAGGCACGGAAGGACAGCAAGGAGGAGTGTTCCCCTGGAGATTCGGCTCCTGCAGAGAAGCCTGGTGCAGGTAGAGCAGCCCCGGAGAAGCCCTCGGATCCCTCCAAGTACAGCAGCGACGTTCGGCTGAGCCTGAGCATCCTGCGCGCCGCCATGCAGGGCGAGCGCAAGTTCATCTTCGCCAGCCACCTCAAAACCAGCACCCGGCACCAGTTCCAGGAGGAGATGATCCAGAGGTACCTCCTGGACGCCGAGGAGCGGttcctggcagagcagaggcagaaggagGCCGAGAAGAAGGCGCTGGGCGGCGCCGCCCCGGCCAAGAGGCCGGAAGGGGAGGTGGGTGCCCAGCGGAGCGAGGAGGCGATGCCGGGCCCCGTGTTCTGCCAGCCGCCCCCCAGCTaccccccccagcccctggagccGGCCGTGGGTGCTAAACTcgctgcttttccagctggcTACTCCGGCGTTTTCACCTTCCCCAGGCCCTCTATGGGCAGCGCCGAGGGGCTGCACCCACCCGCGTGTCCCGAGGGCCGGCGGCAGCTGGCGGGGGGGCCCTGCGGGAGCCTCCCCCCCTATGCCACCCTGCCCCGGCACCACCAGGGCCGGCTGGGCCCCTGCCCGCCCGGGCCCGCCCACCCGGGCCGCTTCTCCCCCACGGACACGGAGAGCCAGGCTCCGTTCCCCGCGGAGCGCGAGGGCtccggctgcctcctgcccccgCACAGCAACGGCTGCcgggagctcctggagcaggaccAGGGAGGAACGGCGGAGAAAATGAGAAGCCAAGGCCTCTACAACATCCAGCAGACCAAGTGCAAACAGCCCAACTGCAGCTTCTACGGACACCCGGAGACCGGGAATTTCTGCTCGTGCTGTTACAAGGAGGAGCTGCGGCGCAGGGAGAGGGAGGCGCTGGTGCACAGGTTCTGA